In Candidatus Roseilinea sp., one DNA window encodes the following:
- the bchD gene encoding magnesium-chelatase 67 kDa subunit: MSLTFTDIVGLETAKQALLLLAVNPALAGVVIAATVGSGKSTLARAFAALLPEDAPFVELPVNVTEDRLLGGLDLEATLATGVRVVECGLLARAHGGVLYVDGLNLLDGSVVAHLLEVMMNGVVRVEREGLSAAHPARFMLVGTYAPDDGEVRRSLLDRIGLIVPFAPQTDAHLRAEVVRRNQPQQRNEEPDDELRMLRAMIADARTRLPHVRIQDEQVQALIQTALALGVEGNRADVFAVQAALAKAALDGRDEVDDDDLRLATRLVLLPRATHLPQADEGRQTEDEETRGQGDRGDQDESNGVAETQAEQLEALLLSAAAAELPKDVLDLPFAMQRRGRSGGRGSALNNRRGRFVRAVAGDPRGNRIALLPTLMAAAPWQRLRRIENEKKELAQENFSMLSSRFSIRPEDVRVKRFRDKAGMLYIFAVDASGSMAINRMREAKGAAIRLLQDAYVHRDQVALIAFRGRHAQVLLQPSQSVERAKRELDVLPTGGGTPLASALLTAWQLAQRARGRGIAQATLVLMTDGRANVGLESSDREQRDNVSAPQPQKARLEAELKQLAALLRTNGIQAIVIDTQVNYLSRGEAPKLAEWLGGRYVYLPNARAEQIAKVLT; this comes from the coding sequence ATGTCACTAACGTTCACAGACATCGTCGGACTGGAGACCGCCAAGCAGGCCTTGCTGCTGCTGGCAGTTAATCCCGCCTTGGCCGGCGTGGTCATTGCGGCAACCGTGGGCAGCGGCAAGTCCACGTTGGCGCGCGCCTTTGCCGCGCTGTTGCCGGAGGATGCGCCGTTCGTCGAGTTACCGGTGAACGTCACCGAAGATCGCCTGCTCGGCGGGCTAGACCTGGAAGCGACGCTGGCAACCGGCGTGCGCGTGGTCGAGTGCGGGTTGCTGGCGCGCGCACATGGCGGCGTGCTCTACGTGGATGGTTTGAACCTGCTGGACGGCAGCGTTGTTGCGCATCTGTTGGAGGTCATGATGAACGGCGTCGTGCGCGTGGAGCGCGAGGGCCTGAGCGCAGCGCACCCGGCACGGTTCATGTTGGTCGGCACCTACGCCCCCGACGATGGCGAAGTGCGGCGCAGCCTGCTCGACCGCATCGGGCTGATCGTCCCGTTTGCGCCGCAGACCGACGCCCACCTGCGCGCCGAGGTCGTGCGTCGCAATCAACCACAGCAGCGCAACGAGGAACCCGACGACGAGCTGCGGATGCTGCGCGCGATGATCGCCGATGCGCGAACGCGCCTGCCGCACGTGCGCATCCAGGACGAGCAGGTGCAAGCGCTCATCCAGACGGCGCTTGCCCTGGGCGTGGAAGGCAATCGCGCCGACGTGTTCGCCGTGCAGGCCGCGCTGGCCAAGGCCGCGCTTGATGGACGGGATGAGGTGGACGACGACGACTTGCGGCTGGCCACCCGGCTGGTGCTGTTGCCGCGCGCAACACACCTGCCGCAGGCCGACGAAGGACGCCAGACGGAAGACGAGGAGACAAGGGGACAGGGAGATCGCGGAGACCAGGATGAGTCGAACGGTGTGGCCGAGACGCAGGCCGAGCAGCTTGAGGCGTTGCTGTTAAGCGCAGCGGCAGCCGAGCTGCCCAAAGACGTGCTCGACTTGCCGTTTGCGATGCAGCGGCGCGGGCGCAGCGGCGGCCGAGGCAGCGCGTTGAACAATCGGCGCGGCCGCTTCGTGCGCGCAGTCGCGGGTGACCCGCGCGGCAACCGCATCGCCCTCTTGCCGACGTTGATGGCAGCTGCACCGTGGCAGCGCCTTCGGCGAATTGAAAATGAGAAAAAGGAACTTGCGCAAGAGAATTTCTCAATGCTCAGTTCTCGATTCTCAATTCGTCCGGAGGACGTGCGTGTGAAGCGCTTCCGCGACAAAGCCGGCATGCTCTACATCTTCGCCGTGGATGCCAGCGGCTCGATGGCCATCAACCGCATGCGCGAGGCGAAGGGCGCGGCGATCCGGCTGCTGCAAGACGCCTACGTACACCGCGACCAAGTAGCCCTGATCGCCTTTCGTGGCCGGCACGCGCAGGTGCTGTTGCAGCCTTCGCAGAGTGTGGAGCGCGCCAAGCGCGAGTTGGACGTGTTGCCCACCGGCGGCGGCACACCGCTGGCCTCGGCGCTGTTGACGGCCTGGCAACTGGCGCAGCGAGCGCGCGGGCGCGGCATCGCGCAGGCCACGCTCGTGCTGATGACCGATGGACGGGCCAATGTGGGGCTAGAGAGCAGCGATCGTGAACAGCGTGACAATGTCTCCGCTCCCCAGCCGCAGAAGGCAAGGCTCGAAGCGGAATTGAAACAGTTGGCGGCGCTCCTGCGCACCAATGGCATTCAGGCCATCGTGATTGACACGCAGGTGAATTACCTCTCGCGCGGCGAAGCGCCTAAGTTGGCCGAGTGGTTGGGCGGACGGTACGTGTATCTGCCCAACGCGCGCGCCGAGCAAATCGCGAAGGTGCTGACATGA